Proteins co-encoded in one Burkholderia ambifaria AMMD genomic window:
- a CDS encoding lipoprotein — translation MIFRFRLLPVTMLAAALALAGCDDKQGNLDVQRIRDFFTAIKPAPLLLKGLKVGVSTEADVRGTMGKPDTERTFTDGSKRLEYPRGPMGNQTWFVDLDASGHYAGATQVLTAENFAKVRPGMDEDEVRRLLGKPGDIAQYPLKPETVWSWRWLEDGVNTDAFFNVHFGPDGLVYTTSRSDILKGR, via the coding sequence ATGATTTTTCGTTTCCGGCTGCTCCCCGTCACGATGCTGGCCGCCGCGCTGGCGCTTGCCGGCTGCGACGACAAGCAAGGCAATCTCGACGTGCAACGCATCAGGGATTTTTTCACCGCGATCAAGCCGGCGCCGCTGCTGCTCAAGGGGCTTAAGGTCGGCGTATCGACCGAAGCCGACGTGCGCGGCACGATGGGCAAGCCCGACACCGAGCGCACCTTCACCGATGGCTCCAAGCGTCTCGAATATCCGCGCGGCCCGATGGGCAATCAGACCTGGTTCGTCGATCTCGACGCGAGCGGGCACTACGCGGGCGCCACACAGGTGCTGACCGCCGAGAACTTCGCGAAGGTGCGCCCCGGGATGGACGAGGACGAGGTGCGGCGCCTGCTCGGCAAGCCGGGCGATATCGCGCAGTACCCGCTGAAGCCCGAGACGGTGTGGAGCTGGCGCTGGCTCGAGGATGGCGTGAACACCGACGCGTTCTTCAACGTCCATTTCGGCCCGGACGGGCTCGTCTATACGACTTCGCGCTCCGACATCCTGAAGGGGCGGTGA
- the pdxY gene encoding pyridoxal kinase PdxY — protein MKNVLSIQSHVIYGHAGNSAAVFPMQRLGVNVWPLNTVQLSNHMQYGHWAGSAIDAAKMEQLVDGVAAIGALKRCDAVLSGFVGSPPQARATVEIVRTVKAMNPNAWYFCDPAMGQTGGVRPEPGVEEFIVQEMPALADGMSPNHTELQKLAGRRIETVAEAVDACRALIRRGPKIVLVKHLHDRNSPADRFNMLAVTETEAWIGQRPLYAFPRHPVGVGDLTSAIFVARRLRGDSVRAAFEHTLAAVHAVVKATYDARRYELELVAAQDEIARPSEWFGAWVTDA, from the coding sequence ATGAAAAACGTCCTCAGCATTCAGTCGCACGTGATCTACGGACACGCCGGCAACAGCGCGGCCGTGTTTCCGATGCAGCGCCTCGGCGTCAACGTCTGGCCGCTCAACACCGTCCAGCTGTCGAATCACATGCAGTACGGCCACTGGGCCGGCAGCGCAATCGACGCCGCGAAGATGGAGCAGCTCGTCGACGGCGTCGCCGCGATCGGCGCGCTCAAGCGCTGCGACGCGGTGCTGTCCGGCTTCGTCGGCTCGCCGCCGCAGGCGCGCGCGACGGTCGAGATCGTGCGCACGGTGAAGGCGATGAACCCGAACGCGTGGTACTTCTGCGATCCGGCGATGGGCCAGACGGGCGGCGTGCGGCCCGAACCCGGCGTCGAGGAATTCATCGTCCAGGAGATGCCGGCGCTCGCCGACGGCATGTCGCCGAACCACACCGAGCTGCAGAAGCTCGCCGGGCGGCGCATCGAGACCGTCGCCGAAGCCGTCGACGCGTGCCGCGCGCTGATCCGCCGCGGCCCGAAGATCGTCCTCGTCAAGCACCTGCACGATCGCAACAGCCCGGCCGACCGTTTCAACATGCTCGCCGTCACCGAAACCGAAGCGTGGATCGGCCAGCGCCCGCTGTATGCGTTTCCGCGCCATCCGGTCGGCGTCGGCGATCTCACCAGCGCCATTTTCGTCGCGCGCCGGCTGCGCGGCGACTCGGTGCGCGCCGCGTTCGAGCACACGCTCGCGGCCGTGCACGCGGTCGTGAAGGCGACCTACGACGCGCGCCGCTACGAGCTCGAACTCGTCGCCGCGCAGGACGAAATCGCGCGCCCGAGCGAATGGTTCGGCGCGTGGGTGACCGACGCGTGA
- the hpnI gene encoding bacteriohopanetetrol glucosamine biosynthesis glycosyltransferase HpnI has protein sequence MTPIVTLLDWLLLAFTLAASGYALAAAFAPRPRTPRTAARDGFAPVSVLKPLCGAEPHLYENLATFCEQRHPRHEVLFGVASAADPAVAVVERLRADYPECDITLVIDARVHGKNLKVSNLINLAERAKYGRIVIADSDIAVKPDYLERVTAPLADASVGVVTCLYHARSVGGFWTRIGAQFVDAWFAPSVRIAHLGRSSHFGFGATLALTRDTLDRIGGLLALKDELADDFWLAELPRRLGRRTALSEVEVATDVIEPSFGPLWHRETRWLRTIRSLNPAGFTFLFITFTAPWLAIGAALALRLDGTFAGTLAGGAAIVGTFGRLVLHARGADGWRAFWRDLPLVAVRDTLLTLEWLAAAFGTHVVWRGARMTVVGGERATAAVEGGDGR, from the coding sequence ATGACGCCGATCGTCACGCTGCTCGACTGGCTCCTGCTCGCATTCACGCTGGCCGCGTCCGGCTACGCGCTCGCCGCGGCCTTCGCGCCGCGCCCGCGCACGCCGCGCACGGCGGCGCGCGACGGCTTCGCGCCCGTCAGCGTGCTCAAGCCGCTGTGCGGCGCGGAGCCGCACCTGTACGAGAATCTCGCGACGTTCTGCGAGCAGCGCCATCCGCGCCATGAAGTGCTGTTTGGCGTCGCGTCGGCGGCCGATCCGGCCGTCGCCGTGGTCGAGCGCTTGCGTGCCGACTATCCGGAGTGCGACATCACGCTCGTGATCGACGCGCGCGTGCACGGCAAGAATCTGAAGGTCAGCAACCTGATCAATCTGGCCGAACGCGCGAAGTATGGCCGCATCGTGATCGCGGACAGCGACATCGCGGTGAAGCCCGACTATCTGGAACGCGTGACGGCGCCGCTCGCCGACGCGTCGGTCGGCGTCGTCACGTGTCTGTATCATGCGCGCAGCGTCGGCGGGTTCTGGACGCGGATCGGCGCGCAGTTCGTCGATGCGTGGTTCGCGCCGTCGGTGCGGATCGCGCACCTCGGCCGCTCGAGCCACTTCGGCTTCGGCGCGACACTTGCGCTCACGCGCGACACGCTCGACCGGATCGGCGGCTTGCTCGCGCTGAAGGACGAGCTGGCCGACGATTTCTGGCTCGCCGAACTGCCGCGCCGCCTCGGGCGACGCACCGCGCTGTCCGAGGTCGAGGTCGCGACCGACGTGATCGAGCCGTCGTTCGGGCCGCTCTGGCACCGCGAGACGCGCTGGCTGCGCACGATCCGTTCGCTGAACCCGGCCGGCTTCACGTTCCTGTTCATCACGTTTACCGCGCCGTGGCTCGCGATCGGCGCGGCGCTCGCGCTGCGTCTCGACGGCACCTTCGCCGGCACGCTGGCGGGTGGCGCGGCCATCGTGGGCACGTTCGGGCGGCTGGTGCTGCACGCGCGCGGCGCGGACGGCTGGCGCGCGTTCTGGCGCGATCTGCCGCTCGTCGCGGTGCGCGACACGCTGCTCACGCTCGAATGGCTCGCGGCCGCGTTCGGCACGCACGTCGTGTGGCGCGGCGCGCGGATGACGGTCGTTGGCGGCGAGCGTGCGACGGCGGCGGTGGAAGGCGGGGACGGCCGTTAA
- the hpnK gene encoding hopanoid biosynthesis-associated protein HpnK — protein MTTQRAARALIFTADDFGLHPRVNAAVERAHRDGVLNAASLMVGAPAAHDAIERARRLPSLAVGLHLVLADGPAMLPAHEIPALVGPDGRFGDAMAKDGCRFFFLPHVRAQLRREIRAQFDAFAASGLPLDHVNAHKHFHLHPTVLSLIIEIGRDYGLRAVRLPYETSAPALLKPWIALVRARLDRAGLAHNDYVVGIAHTGAMDEGVLLDALAALPPGVGEIYCHPAEAGDGPITPTMADYRPVDELDALLSPRVAAALKAAGVATGGFADVFGQLAGRSGTRASREAGAHSS, from the coding sequence GTGACGACGCAGCGGGCGGCGCGGGCGCTGATCTTCACCGCGGACGACTTCGGGCTGCATCCGCGCGTCAACGCGGCGGTCGAGCGCGCGCATCGCGACGGCGTGCTGAACGCCGCGAGCCTGATGGTCGGTGCGCCCGCGGCGCACGATGCGATCGAACGCGCGCGGCGGCTGCCGTCGCTCGCGGTCGGCCTGCATCTCGTCCTCGCGGACGGGCCGGCCATGCTGCCCGCGCATGAGATCCCCGCGCTCGTCGGCCCCGACGGGCGGTTCGGCGACGCGATGGCGAAGGACGGCTGCCGATTCTTCTTCCTGCCGCACGTGCGTGCGCAACTGCGCCGCGAGATCCGCGCGCAGTTCGACGCGTTCGCGGCGAGCGGCCTGCCGCTCGATCACGTGAACGCGCACAAGCATTTCCACCTGCATCCGACCGTGCTGTCGCTGATCATCGAGATCGGCCGCGACTACGGGCTGCGCGCGGTGCGGCTGCCGTATGAAACGAGCGCGCCCGCGCTGCTCAAGCCGTGGATCGCGCTCGTGCGCGCCCGGCTCGATCGCGCGGGGCTCGCGCACAACGACTACGTGGTCGGGATCGCGCATACGGGCGCGATGGACGAGGGCGTGCTGCTCGACGCGCTCGCGGCGCTGCCGCCCGGTGTCGGCGAGATCTACTGTCATCCGGCCGAGGCCGGCGACGGCCCGATCACCCCGACGATGGCCGATTACCGCCCGGTCGACGAACTCGACGCGCTGCTGTCGCCGCGCGTCGCAGCCGCGCTGAAGGCGGCCGGTGTCGCGACCGGCGGGTTTGCGGACGTGTTCGGCCAGCTTGCCGGGCGCAGCGGCACGCGTGCGTCGCGCGAAGCGGGGGCACACTCGTCATGA
- a CDS encoding lysylphosphatidylglycerol synthase domain-containing protein — MTRWIKWLGWPIGIAILLALGLHEGIGDVSRMLERAGFTLLWLVPFHALPLLLDAYAWHQLLDRRASLPFLWWIATVREAVNRLLPVVGIGGELVGIRIARWQVPDASRVTASVIVEVLVTIVVQYAFAALGLVLLLATTHDMGGGTIGLALLLTLPLPVLGVVLMRRGGVFHAIERFAGRLLGDSHRLLQGVDGRRLDADIDALMSRTALLFSAFFWQLAGYVLGALELYWALALLGHPVSIGGAIAIEAMTQAVRHAAFMVPGGLGVQEATVVLLAQMFGVDRETALSLALVKRGREVLFGCVALGSWQLAELVRTRRRIRGLPAGSDDAPPARRESDAHTETTH, encoded by the coding sequence ATGACCCGGTGGATCAAATGGCTCGGCTGGCCGATCGGCATCGCGATCCTGCTCGCGCTGGGGCTGCACGAAGGCATCGGCGACGTGTCGCGGATGCTCGAGCGCGCCGGCTTCACGCTGCTGTGGCTCGTGCCGTTCCACGCGCTGCCGTTGCTGCTCGACGCGTATGCGTGGCATCAGCTGCTCGACCGGCGCGCGTCGCTGCCGTTTTTGTGGTGGATCGCGACCGTGCGCGAAGCCGTGAACCGGCTGCTGCCCGTGGTCGGGATCGGCGGCGAGCTGGTCGGGATCCGGATCGCGCGCTGGCAGGTGCCCGACGCGAGCCGCGTGACCGCGTCGGTGATCGTCGAGGTGCTGGTGACGATCGTCGTCCAGTATGCGTTCGCGGCGCTCGGCCTCGTGCTGCTGCTCGCGACCACGCACGACATGGGCGGCGGCACGATCGGCCTGGCGCTGCTGCTGACGCTGCCGCTTCCGGTGCTCGGCGTCGTGCTGATGCGGCGCGGCGGCGTCTTCCACGCGATCGAGCGGTTTGCGGGGCGTCTGCTCGGCGATTCGCACCGGTTGCTGCAGGGCGTCGACGGCCGCCGGCTCGATGCCGACATCGACGCGCTGATGTCGCGCACGGCGCTGCTGTTCAGTGCGTTCTTCTGGCAGCTGGCCGGCTACGTGCTCGGTGCGCTCGAACTCTACTGGGCGCTCGCGCTGCTCGGGCATCCGGTCTCGATCGGCGGCGCGATCGCGATCGAGGCGATGACGCAGGCCGTGCGGCATGCGGCATTCATGGTGCCGGGCGGCCTCGGCGTGCAGGAGGCGACCGTCGTGCTGCTCGCGCAGATGTTCGGCGTCGATCGCGAGACGGCGCTGTCGCTCGCGCTGGTCAAGCGCGGCCGCGAGGTGCTGTTCGGCTGCGTGGCGCTCGGTTCGTGGCAGCTTGCCGAACTCGTGCGCACGCGGCGCCGCATCCGTGGGCTGCCGGCCGGGTCGGATGATGCACCGCCCGCGCGCCGCGAGTCCGACGCGCACACCGAAACGACGCATTGA
- a CDS encoding LLM class flavin-dependent oxidoreductase: protein MIPFSVLDLAPIPAGADAAQAFRNTVDLAQHAERLGYRRYWLAEHHNMPGIASAATAVVIGHVAGATKTIRVGSGGIMLPNHAPLVIAEQFGTLASLYPGRIDLGLGRAPGTDQTTSRALRRDLIGSADSFPDDVAELQRYFAEPVPGQRVRAVPGAGLDVPVWLLGSSLFSAQLAAMLGLPFAFASHFAPDYLMRALELYRAQYRPSAAWPKPHAMVGINVFAADTDDEARRLFTSLQQQFINLRRGTPGKLPPPVDALEASEFELANVAHALSFAAVGSRDTVRDKLRDRIAQTGADEVIITAQIYDHAARVRSFELAAQIRDELANETR, encoded by the coding sequence ATGATTCCGTTTTCCGTACTCGATCTCGCCCCCATTCCCGCCGGCGCGGACGCCGCGCAGGCTTTCCGCAACACCGTCGATCTCGCGCAGCATGCGGAGCGCCTCGGTTACCGGCGCTACTGGCTCGCCGAACATCACAACATGCCCGGCATCGCGAGCGCGGCGACGGCAGTCGTGATCGGTCATGTCGCGGGCGCGACGAAGACCATCCGCGTCGGCTCGGGCGGGATCATGCTGCCGAACCATGCGCCGCTCGTGATCGCCGAACAGTTCGGCACGCTCGCGTCGCTGTATCCGGGGCGCATCGACCTCGGGCTCGGCCGTGCGCCCGGCACCGACCAGACCACGTCGCGCGCGCTGCGCCGCGACCTGATCGGCAGCGCCGACTCGTTTCCGGACGACGTCGCCGAGCTGCAGCGCTACTTCGCGGAACCGGTGCCCGGCCAGCGCGTGCGCGCGGTGCCCGGTGCGGGGCTGGACGTGCCCGTGTGGCTGCTGGGTTCGAGCCTGTTCAGCGCGCAGCTCGCGGCGATGCTCGGGCTGCCGTTCGCGTTCGCGTCGCACTTCGCGCCGGACTACCTGATGCGTGCGCTCGAACTCTATCGCGCGCAGTACCGGCCGTCGGCCGCGTGGCCGAAGCCGCATGCGATGGTCGGCATCAACGTGTTCGCGGCCGATACCGACGACGAGGCGCGGCGCCTCTTCACGTCGCTGCAGCAGCAGTTCATCAACCTGCGCCGCGGCACGCCGGGCAAGCTGCCGCCGCCCGTCGACGCGCTCGAGGCGAGTGAATTCGAACTCGCGAACGTCGCGCACGCGCTGTCGTTCGCGGCCGTCGGCTCGCGCGACACGGTGCGCGACAAGCTGCGCGACCGGATCGCACAGACGGGTGCGGACGAGGTGATCATCACCGCGCAGATCTACGATCACGCCGCGCGGGTGCGCTCGTTCGAGCTGGCCGCGCAGATCCGCGACGAACTGGCGAACGAAACCCGCTGA
- a CDS encoding phosphocholine-specific phospholipase C: protein MTRSNRRDFLRVAAGTAGAAALNLFPPVIRDALAIPANRRTGTIRDIEHIVILMQENRSFDHYFGTMRGVRGFGDPRPLRLANGKSVFHQPVGPAELLPFHPGADKLGLQFLQDLPHGWQDMHAAWNKGRYDQWVPNKGTTTMAYLKRDDIPFHYQLADAFTICDAYHCAIPSSTDPNRYYMWTGYVGNDGTGGGPVLGNEETGYGWTTYPEVLEQAGVSWKIYQDVGIGLDAKGSWGWTQNPYIGNYGDNSLLYFNQYRSALPGTPLYDKARTGTNISAGGTLFDVLQQDVKNGTLPQVSWICAPEAYSEHPNWPANYGAWYIEQVLKVLVSNPDVWSKTALFITYDENDGFFDHVPPPFAPQSRDNGLSTVATTNEVFAGDASHMAGPYGLGPRVPMLVVSPWTKGGWVCSQTFDHTSLLQFIEARFGAQYPVTAANVSPWRRAVCGDLTSAFEFATADAAWPTLPDTSGYAPPDRVRHPDYIPVPPVLQKLPKQEAGLRPARALPYELFVHGRVEAVNGLFRLTFANTGRAGAAFQVQSRNRLDGPWAYTVEAGKRVADTWSAAPSLGLYDLDVYGPNGFYCHFRGPFATGVGSASVNPEVIYGYDVANGNITLRLMNRGHKAVQLKVTNAYGHGRARTFDLAPGAHVDDYWDLRGSHGWYDLTVSDGRPLGFLRRFAGHVETGRPSTSDPAIRTNASHDDAEAASDALSD from the coding sequence ATGACCCGATCGAACCGTCGTGACTTCCTGCGCGTCGCCGCCGGCACTGCCGGCGCCGCCGCGCTGAACCTGTTCCCGCCCGTGATCCGCGATGCGCTTGCGATTCCGGCGAACCGCCGTACCGGCACCATCCGCGATATCGAACACATCGTGATCCTGATGCAGGAGAACCGTTCGTTCGACCACTACTTCGGCACGATGCGCGGCGTGCGCGGCTTCGGCGACCCTCGCCCGCTGCGCCTCGCGAACGGCAAGTCGGTGTTCCATCAGCCGGTCGGCCCGGCCGAGCTGCTGCCGTTTCACCCGGGCGCGGACAAGCTCGGCCTGCAGTTCCTGCAGGACCTGCCGCACGGCTGGCAGGACATGCACGCCGCGTGGAACAAGGGTCGCTACGACCAGTGGGTGCCGAACAAGGGCACCACGACGATGGCGTACCTGAAGCGCGACGACATCCCGTTCCACTATCAGCTCGCCGACGCATTCACGATCTGCGACGCATACCACTGCGCGATCCCGAGTTCGACCGACCCGAACCGCTACTACATGTGGACCGGCTACGTCGGCAACGACGGCACGGGTGGCGGCCCGGTGCTCGGCAACGAGGAAACGGGCTACGGCTGGACGACCTATCCGGAAGTGCTCGAGCAGGCCGGCGTGTCGTGGAAGATCTACCAGGACGTCGGCATCGGGCTCGACGCGAAGGGCTCGTGGGGCTGGACGCAGAACCCGTACATCGGCAACTACGGCGACAATTCGCTGCTCTACTTCAACCAGTACCGCAGCGCGCTGCCCGGCACGCCGCTGTACGACAAGGCGCGCACCGGCACCAACATCAGCGCCGGCGGCACGCTGTTCGACGTGCTGCAGCAGGACGTGAAGAACGGCACGCTGCCGCAGGTGTCGTGGATCTGCGCGCCGGAAGCGTACTCGGAACACCCGAACTGGCCGGCCAACTACGGCGCGTGGTACATCGAGCAGGTGCTGAAGGTGCTCGTGTCGAATCCGGACGTGTGGAGCAAGACCGCCCTCTTCATCACCTACGACGAGAACGACGGTTTCTTCGACCACGTGCCGCCGCCGTTCGCGCCGCAGTCGCGCGACAACGGGCTGTCGACGGTCGCAACGACCAACGAGGTGTTCGCCGGCGACGCGTCGCACATGGCCGGCCCGTACGGGCTCGGGCCGCGCGTGCCGATGCTGGTCGTGTCGCCGTGGACCAAGGGCGGCTGGGTCTGCTCGCAGACCTTCGATCACACGTCGCTGCTGCAATTCATCGAAGCGCGCTTCGGCGCGCAGTATCCGGTGACGGCCGCCAACGTGTCGCCGTGGCGCCGTGCGGTGTGCGGCGACCTGACGTCGGCGTTCGAATTCGCGACCGCCGACGCCGCCTGGCCGACGCTGCCCGACACGAGCGGCTATGCGCCGCCCGATCGCGTGCGCCACCCCGACTACATCCCGGTGCCGCCGGTGCTGCAGAAGCTGCCGAAACAGGAGGCCGGGCTGCGTCCGGCGCGCGCGCTGCCGTACGAGCTGTTCGTGCACGGCCGCGTCGAAGCCGTGAACGGCCTGTTCCGGCTGACCTTCGCGAACACCGGCCGCGCGGGCGCGGCATTCCAGGTGCAGTCGCGCAACCGACTCGACGGCCCGTGGGCGTACACGGTCGAAGCCGGCAAGCGGGTCGCCGATACGTGGAGCGCCGCGCCGTCGCTCGGCCTGTACGACCTCGACGTGTACGGCCCGAACGGCTTCTACTGCCATTTCCGCGGCCCGTTCGCGACCGGCGTCGGCAGCGCGAGCGTGAACCCCGAGGTGATCTACGGCTACGACGTCGCGAACGGCAACATCACGCTGCGCCTGATGAACCGCGGCCACAAGGCCGTGCAACTCAAGGTGACGAACGCGTACGGCCACGGCCGCGCGCGCACGTTCGACCTCGCGCCGGGCGCGCACGTCGACGACTACTGGGATCTGCGCGGCAGTCACGGCTGGTACGACCTGACCGTCAGCGACGGCCGTCCGCTCGGCTTCCTGCGCCGCTTCGCGGGCCACGTCGAGACCGGCCGCCCGAGCACGAGCGACCCGGCGATCCGCACGAACGCGTCGCACGACGACGCCGAAGCCGCATCGGACGCCCTGTCCGACTGA
- a CDS encoding alpha/beta fold hydrolase: MLSICKMLSLARAAVLGAGVAAACATSAVAAAPAPAGNDGPAYGPRLEGFDYPEPVHRYAFVSQRETLEMMYMDVQPTHPNGRTVVLLHGKNFCAATWEDTIGVLSRAGYRVVAPDQIGFCKSSKPERYQYSFQQLARNTHALLESIGVKSATLVGHSTGGMLAVRYALMYPKATDQLVLVNPIGLEDWKALGVPPLPVDYWYAREQKTNADGIRRYEQATYYAGKWSPAYERWVQMLAGMYRGPGRDAVAWNSALIYDMILTQPVVYELGAIRVPTLLLIGDKDTTAIGKEVAPPDVHAKLGHYPELAKRTQAAIPGAQLVEFPALGHAPQIQDPDAFHKALLDGLDAVHP, translated from the coding sequence ATGCTCTCGATTTGCAAGATGTTGTCCCTCGCGCGCGCCGCCGTGCTCGGCGCCGGCGTCGCCGCGGCATGCGCGACCTCCGCCGTGGCCGCCGCGCCGGCGCCGGCCGGCAACGACGGACCCGCGTACGGCCCCCGCCTGGAAGGTTTCGACTATCCGGAGCCGGTGCATCGCTACGCGTTCGTGTCGCAGCGCGAAACCCTCGAGATGATGTACATGGACGTGCAGCCGACGCACCCGAACGGCCGCACGGTCGTGCTGCTGCATGGGAAGAACTTCTGCGCGGCGACCTGGGAGGACACGATCGGCGTGCTGAGCCGCGCCGGCTATCGCGTGGTCGCGCCGGACCAGATCGGCTTCTGCAAGTCGTCGAAGCCCGAACGCTATCAGTACAGCTTCCAGCAGCTCGCGCGCAACACGCATGCGCTGCTCGAGTCGATCGGCGTGAAATCGGCGACGCTCGTCGGCCATTCGACGGGCGGGATGCTCGCGGTGCGCTATGCGCTGATGTATCCGAAGGCGACCGACCAGCTGGTGCTGGTGAACCCGATCGGCCTCGAGGACTGGAAGGCGCTCGGCGTGCCGCCGCTGCCGGTCGACTACTGGTATGCGCGCGAACAGAAGACGAACGCCGACGGCATCCGCCGCTACGAACAGGCGACCTACTACGCGGGCAAGTGGTCGCCCGCCTACGAGCGCTGGGTGCAGATGCTCGCCGGCATGTATCGCGGCCCGGGCCGCGACGCGGTCGCGTGGAATTCGGCGCTGATCTACGACATGATCCTCACCCAGCCGGTGGTCTACGAACTCGGCGCGATCCGCGTGCCGACGCTGCTGCTGATCGGCGACAAGGACACGACCGCGATCGGCAAGGAGGTGGCGCCGCCCGACGTGCACGCGAAGCTCGGCCATTACCCGGAACTCGCGAAGCGTACGCAGGCGGCGATCCCCGGCGCGCAGCTCGTCGAATTCCCGGCGCTCGGCCACGCGCCGCAGATCCAGGATCCGGACGCGTTCCACAAGGCGCTGCTCGACGGGCTGGACGCGGTGCACCCGTAG
- the hpnJ gene encoding hopanoid biosynthesis associated radical SAM protein HpnJ: MKTLFLQAPSYDGFDGGAGSRYQAKREIRSFWYPTWLAQPAALVPGSRVVDAPADGLSVEETLKIANDYDLVIIHTSTPSFPTDAMFAQDLKKMKPSMLVGMVGAKVMVDPHNSLTASDAIDFVCREEFDFTCKEIAEGRPFSQIKGLSWRAKDGSIEHNEARPILENMDELPFVAPVYKRDLKIDNYFIGYLNYPYVSIYTGRGCKSRCTFCLWPQTVSGHRYRTRSVENVLAEAKWIRDNMPEVKELMFDDDTFTDDLPRAEAIAIGLGKLGMTWSCNAKANVPYKTLKVMKENGLRLLLVGFESGDDQILVNIKKGVRTDFARRFSADCKKLGIKIHGTFILGLPGETQETIKKTIEYAKEINPHTIQVSLAAPYPGTTLYKQAVENGWMEENKTINLVSKEGVQLAAIGYAHLSRDEIYHQLEQFYRQFYFRPSKIWEIVREMLTSWDMMKRRLREGVEFFRFLRAHEA; encoded by the coding sequence ATGAAAACGCTGTTCTTGCAGGCCCCTTCGTATGACGGCTTCGACGGCGGAGCCGGCTCGCGCTATCAGGCGAAGCGCGAAATCCGTTCCTTCTGGTACCCGACGTGGCTCGCGCAGCCGGCCGCGCTCGTGCCGGGCAGCCGTGTCGTCGACGCACCGGCCGACGGGCTGTCGGTCGAGGAAACGCTGAAGATCGCCAACGACTACGACCTCGTGATCATCCACACGAGCACGCCGTCGTTCCCGACCGACGCGATGTTCGCGCAGGACCTGAAGAAGATGAAGCCGTCGATGCTGGTCGGCATGGTCGGCGCGAAGGTGATGGTCGATCCGCACAACTCGCTCACGGCGAGCGACGCAATCGACTTCGTGTGCCGCGAGGAATTCGACTTCACCTGCAAGGAAATCGCCGAGGGCCGGCCGTTCTCGCAGATCAAAGGCTTGAGCTGGCGCGCGAAGGACGGCTCGATCGAGCACAACGAAGCGCGTCCGATTCTCGAGAACATGGACGAACTGCCGTTCGTCGCGCCCGTCTACAAGCGCGACCTGAAGATCGACAACTACTTCATCGGCTACCTCAACTATCCGTACGTATCGATCTACACGGGCCGCGGCTGCAAGTCGCGCTGCACGTTCTGCCTGTGGCCGCAGACGGTCAGCGGCCATCGCTACCGCACGCGCTCGGTCGAGAACGTGCTCGCGGAAGCCAAGTGGATCCGCGACAACATGCCGGAAGTGAAGGAACTGATGTTCGACGACGACACCTTCACCGACGACCTGCCGCGCGCCGAAGCCATCGCCATCGGCCTGGGCAAGCTCGGCATGACGTGGTCGTGCAACGCGAAGGCGAACGTACCGTACAAGACGCTGAAGGTCATGAAGGAGAACGGCCTGCGCCTGCTGCTGGTCGGCTTCGAATCCGGCGACGACCAGATCCTCGTGAACATCAAGAAGGGCGTGCGCACCGATTTCGCGCGCCGCTTCAGCGCGGACTGCAAGAAGCTCGGCATCAAGATCCACGGCACCTTCATCCTCGGCCTGCCGGGCGAGACGCAGGAAACGATCAAGAAGACGATCGAGTACGCGAAGGAAATCAATCCGCACACGATCCAGGTGTCGCTCGCCGCGCCGTATCCGGGCACGACGCTGTACAAGCAGGCCGTCGAGAACGGCTGGATGGAAGAGAACAAGACCATCAACCTGGTCAGCAAGGAAGGCGTGCAGCTCGCGGCGATCGGCTATGCGCACCTGTCGCGCGACGAGATCTATCACCAGCTCGAGCAGTTCTATCGTCAGTTCTACTTCCGTCCGTCGAAGATCTGGGAGATCGTCCGCGAGATGCTGACGAGCTGGGACATGATGAAGCGCCGTCTGCGCGAAGGCGTCGAGTTCTTCCGCTTCCTGCGCGCGCACGAGGCCTGA